A single region of the Chrysoperla carnea chromosome 5, inChrCarn1.1, whole genome shotgun sequence genome encodes:
- the LOC123301578 gene encoding NAD kinase-like isoform X7 has protein sequence MKKIDAMAKLTTTTTTNADKLTPTRSLSSNDSSTAAVARTRSLNAPSPIQQFGPCGRIMKNSAMVMTIQDPASQRLTWYKPPLTVLVIKKVRDESVLNPFVQLVQWLIEEKRMLVFVESAVMDDPLLQRNLNFEIVRDKLMTFNDGKDDLTDKIDFIICLGGDGTLLYASLLFQQSVPPVMAFHLGSLGFLTPFQFDHFQEQVTNVLEGHAALTLRSRLRCIIIRKNDEKQNDTTKNNNDSSTTSGDNSIGPNPLGSGGINKNNKSPPTNLLVLNEVVVDRGPSPYLSNIDLFLDGKHITSVQGDGLIVSTPTGSTAYAVAAGASMIHPSVPAIMVTPICPHSLSFRPIVVPAGVELKIMPNPAARSTSYVSFDGRYQQELRPGDSLRVTTSIYPVPSICAQDQISDWFDSLAECLHWNVRKRQKHLDELSDLTHSSSNDTLDSLEHTMEQLL, from the exons gCGAACAAGGTCTTTAAACGCACCATCACCTATACAACAATTTGGACCATGTGGACGAATTATGAAAAACTCTGCTATGGTCAT gACCATACAAGACCCAGCAAGTCAACGACTGACATGGTACAAGCCACCATTAACCGTTTTAGTGATAAAAAAAGTCAGAGATGAATCTGTATTAAATCCATTTGTACAATTAGTACAATGGTTAATTgaa gaGAAACGTATGTTAGTATTTGTTGAATCAGCCGTTATGGATGATCCATTATTAcaacgaaatttaaattttgaaatagttcGTGATAAATTAATGACATTCAACGATGGCAAAGATGATCTAAcggataaaattgattttatcatATGTTTAGGTGGTGATGGTACATTGTTGTATGCATCATTGTTGTTTCAACAATCTGTTCCACCTGTCATGGCATTCCATTTAGGTTCTTTAGGTTTTTTAACACCGtttcaatttgatcattttcaagAGCAAGTTACAAATGTATTAGAAg GTCATGCAGCGTTAACGTTACGTAGTCGATTACGTTGCATTATAATTaggaaaaatgatgaaaaacaaaatgacacaacaaaaaataataatgatagtaGTACAACTTCTGGTGATAATTCAATTGGTCCAAATCCACTTGGTAGTGGGGGcatcaataaaaataacaaatcacCGCCAACaaatttattagtattaaatGAAGTGGTCGTAGATCGTGGACCATCACCATATTTgtcaaatattgatttatttttagatgGTAAACATATTACATCGGTCCAGGGAGATG GTTTAATAGTATCAACACCAACGGGTAGCACAGCTTATGCCGTTGCAGCTGGTGCCTCAATGATACATCCAAGTGTGCCAGCTATAATGGTCACACCAATATGTCCACATTCGTTATCGTTTAGGCCAATTGTTGTACCCGCTGGGGTTGAATTAAAA ATAATGCCAAATCCGGCAGCTCGTAGTACATCATACGTATCGTTTGATGGTCGTTACCAACAGGAGTTACGTCCTGGCGATAg TTTACGTGTTACAACATCTATATATCCGGTGCCAAGTATATGCGCACAAGATCAAATTAGTGATTGGTTCGATTCATTAGCTGAATGTTTACATTGGAACGTGCGTAAGCGACAAAAACATTTAGATGAATTATCTGATCTAACACATTCTAGTTCAAATGATACACTGGATTCATTGGAACATACAATggaacaattattataa